Proteins encoded by one window of Phenylobacterium soli:
- a CDS encoding patatin-like phospholipase family protein — protein MASSETGWPGFPKPRRARLPAPADGAQPKGFAGVRLSFEQADASLAAAADRLALPASSWGGADFDILAISGGAAGGAFSAGALAGLTRAGRRPTFAIVTGVSTGALIAPFAFLGPEWDDRLRDAYCGGHAAQAFGLMGVSPLLDGGLFKPDALEGLVGPFVDERLIEAVAAQHRLGRRLLVATTDLDRQKPCIWDMGEIAARGGPEAVRMFRDVLIASASLPGLFPPRRFTVEQDGAEFEELHADGGVAAPLFIMPEALLHWRQLGRRMRRGRVHVLINTVLDPAPRTTAISLPSVLVRSFDTMLRVSYRQALNVAVTFCVAHNLSLSVASIAEAPGATDNGAMLNFDTAAMRRLFDAAEAAAQAPDFWRTPAARSDPWSDFLAFLQSR, from the coding sequence GTGGCGTCGTCGGAGACAGGTTGGCCGGGGTTCCCCAAGCCGCGCCGGGCGCGGCTGCCGGCGCCGGCCGACGGCGCCCAGCCGAAGGGCTTCGCCGGGGTGCGGCTCTCGTTCGAACAGGCTGACGCCTCACTGGCCGCGGCGGCCGACCGCCTGGCCCTGCCGGCCTCGAGCTGGGGCGGGGCCGACTTCGACATCCTGGCGATCTCCGGGGGGGCGGCAGGCGGCGCCTTCTCGGCAGGGGCGCTGGCGGGGCTGACCCGCGCTGGTCGCCGGCCGACCTTCGCCATCGTCACCGGCGTCTCCACAGGCGCGCTGATCGCGCCCTTCGCCTTCCTCGGGCCAGAGTGGGACGACAGGCTGCGCGACGCCTACTGCGGCGGCCATGCGGCCCAGGCGTTCGGGCTGATGGGCGTCTCGCCCCTGCTGGACGGCGGCCTCTTCAAGCCGGACGCCCTGGAAGGCCTGGTCGGCCCCTTCGTGGACGAGCGCCTGATCGAGGCCGTCGCCGCCCAGCACCGGCTGGGCCGGCGGCTGCTCGTCGCGACCACCGACCTCGACCGCCAGAAGCCCTGCATCTGGGACATGGGCGAGATCGCCGCCCGCGGCGGTCCAGAGGCGGTGCGGATGTTCCGCGACGTGCTGATCGCCTCGGCCAGCCTGCCGGGCCTGTTCCCGCCTCGGCGATTCACGGTCGAACAGGACGGCGCCGAGTTCGAGGAGCTGCACGCCGACGGCGGGGTGGCCGCGCCGCTGTTCATCATGCCCGAGGCCCTGCTCCACTGGCGCCAGCTCGGCCGGCGCATGCGCCGTGGCCGCGTGCACGTCCTGATCAACACCGTGCTCGATCCGGCGCCGCGCACCACCGCCATCAGCCTGCCGTCGGTGCTGGTGCGCAGTTTCGACACCATGCTGCGGGTGTCCTACCGCCAGGCGCTGAACGTGGCGGTCACCTTCTGCGTGGCCCACAATCTTTCGCTCAGCGTCGCCTCGATCGCCGAGGCGCCCGGCGCGACCGACAACGGCGCGATGCTCAATTTCGACACCGCCGCCATGCGCCGCCTGTTTGACGCCGCCGAAGCCGCGGCCCAGGCCCCCGACTTCTGGCGCACGCCTGCCGCCCGCTCCGATCCGTGGAGCGACTTCCTGGCCTTCCTGCAGAGCCGCTAG
- a CDS encoding TetR/AcrR family transcriptional regulator: protein MSETTPRRRGRPARGAAAAEDARARIVRAARELFVQLGYQGVSMRAVAERAGCSAGALYTAFPNKRALLRHIWELAFAELLERLKAEAGHAADPLDRLRALLLAQVSFWRANPDHFRAIFLIEDEVSAPEETYFVESSAAADQIMALILEAIGSAQSAGALRPGPPAELLEVFFAGLHGVASLLITVPEFPWSDGESLPARTIDILLRGAAA from the coding sequence ATGAGCGAGACGACCCCACGACGGCGGGGGCGGCCGGCCCGTGGTGCGGCCGCGGCCGAGGACGCCAGGGCCCGCATCGTCCGCGCCGCGCGGGAGCTGTTCGTGCAGCTCGGCTACCAGGGCGTCTCCATGCGCGCGGTGGCCGAGCGGGCCGGCTGCTCGGCGGGGGCGCTGTACACCGCCTTCCCGAACAAGCGCGCCCTCCTGCGGCACATCTGGGAGCTGGCCTTCGCCGAGCTGCTGGAGCGTCTGAAGGCGGAGGCCGGCCACGCCGCCGACCCGCTGGACCGGCTTCGGGCCCTGCTGCTCGCCCAGGTGTCGTTCTGGCGGGCCAATCCGGACCACTTCCGGGCGATCTTCCTGATCGAGGACGAGGTGAGCGCGCCGGAGGAGACCTACTTCGTCGAAAGCTCGGCGGCGGCGGACCAGATCATGGCCCTGATCCTGGAAGCCATCGGATCTGCCCAGTCGGCAGGCGCCTTGCGGCCCGGCCCGCCGGCCGAGCTGCTGGAGGTGTTCTTCGCCGGCCTCCATGGGGTGGCCTCGCTGCTGATCACCGTGCCGGAATTCCCGTGGAGCGACGGCGAATCCCTGCCCGCGCGGACCATCGACATCCTGCTGCGCGGCGCGGCGGCCTAG
- a CDS encoding flavin monoamine oxidase family protein: MQRSVDVVVVGAGIAGLKAAAVLKAAGRSVAVLEARDRVGGRTLGGELAGVAIDRGGQWVGPQQKRLLAEAAALGVETYDQYDQGRQVLMRKGRRSTYAGDTPSLPLHALLELDGVVKRWNREAQTLPAEAPWTAAKAVEWDGQTLESWIRRHVKTGGARLFAELVTRAVLCVEPAQLSYLFFLEYLRSGVSLETLIGVEGGAQAAKFRGGAFQIARRMAAPLAETVELNAPVRAIAQDEDGVRVATDRGEIAARQAIVAVPPALAQRIAYNAPLPSSRDGLTQRMPMGSVIKVHVAYETPFWRKAGLSGQVASDAHAFNIVFDQTPEDERCGMLVGFIDGDHAVALSSAGHNSRRQAVIASLVDYFGPDAAQPIGYDDQDWTAEEWSRGCYVGTMGPGVLTRFGPALREPCGRIHWAGTETATEWMGYMDGALQSGERAATEVLAKLA, from the coding sequence ATGCAGCGCAGCGTGGACGTGGTCGTGGTCGGCGCAGGTATTGCCGGGCTCAAAGCGGCGGCGGTGCTGAAGGCCGCTGGCCGCAGCGTGGCGGTGCTGGAGGCGCGCGATCGGGTCGGCGGCCGCACCCTGGGCGGGGAACTGGCCGGTGTGGCCATCGATCGCGGCGGCCAGTGGGTCGGGCCGCAGCAGAAGCGGCTGCTGGCCGAGGCGGCGGCGCTCGGCGTCGAGACCTACGACCAGTATGACCAGGGCCGCCAGGTGCTGATGCGCAAGGGCCGCCGCTCTACCTACGCCGGCGACACGCCGAGCCTGCCGCTCCACGCCCTCCTAGAGCTCGACGGGGTGGTGAAGCGCTGGAACCGCGAAGCCCAGACCCTGCCGGCCGAGGCGCCATGGACCGCCGCCAAGGCCGTCGAATGGGACGGCCAGACGCTGGAGAGCTGGATCCGCCGGCATGTGAAGACCGGCGGCGCGCGCCTCTTCGCCGAACTGGTGACCCGGGCGGTCCTCTGCGTCGAGCCGGCGCAGCTCTCCTACCTGTTCTTCCTCGAATACCTGCGCTCCGGGGTCAGCCTGGAGACCCTGATCGGCGTCGAGGGCGGCGCCCAGGCGGCCAAGTTCCGCGGCGGCGCTTTCCAGATCGCCCGCCGCATGGCCGCGCCGCTGGCGGAGACTGTGGAGCTGAACGCGCCGGTCCGCGCCATCGCTCAGGACGAAGACGGCGTCAGGGTGGCCACCGACCGCGGCGAGATCGCCGCCCGCCAGGCCATCGTCGCCGTGCCGCCGGCGCTCGCCCAGCGGATCGCCTACAACGCCCCGCTGCCGTCCAGCCGCGATGGCCTCACCCAGCGCATGCCCATGGGCTCGGTGATCAAGGTGCACGTCGCCTACGAGACGCCGTTCTGGCGCAAGGCCGGACTCTCCGGCCAGGTGGCCAGCGACGCCCACGCCTTCAACATCGTCTTCGACCAAACGCCGGAGGACGAGCGCTGCGGCATGCTGGTGGGCTTCATCGACGGCGACCACGCGGTGGCCCTGTCCAGCGCCGGTCACAACAGCCGCCGCCAGGCGGTGATCGCCTCGCTGGTCGACTACTTCGGGCCGGACGCGGCCCAGCCGATCGGCTACGACGACCAGGACTGGACGGCGGAGGAGTGGAGCCGCGGCTGCTACGTCGGGACCATGGGCCCCGGCGTGCTCACCCGCTTCGGCCCGGCCCTGCGCGAGCCGTGCGGCCGCATCCACTGGGCCGGCACGGAAACGGCCACCGAGTGGATGGGCTATATGGACGGCGCCCTGCAGTCGGGCGAGCGCGCCGCAACCGAGGTGCTCGCCAAGCTCGCGTGA
- a CDS encoding 2-hydroxychromene-2-carboxylate isomerase — protein MTKPVTIDFIFDFGSPNAYLAWQVLPAIAARTGAAVNLIPCLLGGIFKAANNRSPVEAFGEVKGKLAYEQLETRRFVKKHGLDRFRMNPNFPVNTLMIMRGLIAARRLGVGDRYLGAVLAAMWEAGEKMDDPAVIARVLSAAGLDAKAILEATQDPGVKAELVANTEAAVARGVFGIPTFFVGEEMFFGKDRLGQVEEAVGEAQAV, from the coding sequence ATGACCAAGCCCGTGACCATAGACTTCATCTTCGATTTCGGGAGCCCGAACGCCTACCTCGCCTGGCAGGTGCTACCGGCCATCGCCGCCCGCACCGGCGCGGCGGTGAACCTGATCCCCTGCCTGCTCGGCGGCATCTTCAAGGCGGCCAACAACCGATCGCCCGTGGAGGCCTTCGGCGAGGTCAAGGGCAAGCTCGCCTACGAGCAGCTGGAGACCCGCCGCTTCGTGAAGAAGCACGGCCTCGACCGCTTCAGGATGAACCCGAACTTCCCCGTGAACACCCTGATGATCATGCGCGGCCTGATCGCGGCGCGGCGGCTGGGCGTCGGCGACCGCTATCTGGGGGCCGTGCTGGCCGCCATGTGGGAGGCGGGCGAGAAGATGGACGATCCGGCCGTCATCGCCCGGGTGCTGAGCGCCGCCGGCCTCGACGCCAAGGCGATCCTCGAGGCCACCCAGGACCCCGGCGTGAAGGCCGAACTGGTGGCCAACACCGAAGCCGCGGTTGCGCGGGGCGTCTTCGGTATTCCGACCTTCTTCGTCGGCGAGGAGATGTTCTTCGGCAAGGACCGTCTGGGCCAGGTCGAGGAGGCGGTCGGCGAGGCCCAGGCCGTCTAG